TCGGCGAGAATTACGGCCCCGGCACCGTCTGCGGCCACGCGGCGATCGAGGGCTTTTCGGTCGGCATCATCACCAACAACGCCCCGATCGATCCGGCCGGCGCCAACAAGGCGACCCATTTCATCCAGGCCTGCTGCCAGTCGCGGACGCCCATCCTCTATCTCAACAACACGACCGGCTACATGGTCGGCCGCGCCTACGAGGAGGCCGGCATGATCAAGCACGGCTCCAAGATGATCCAGGCGGTGACCAGCGCGACCGTGCCGCAGATCACGCTCTATTGCGGCGCCTCCTACGGCGCCGGCAATTACGGCATGTGCGGCCGCGGCTTCCATCCGCGCTTCTGCTTCTCCTGGCCCAATGCCCGCACCGCCGTGATGGGCGGCGAGCAGGCGGCCGAAACCATGGCGATCGTCACCAAGGCCGCGGCCGCGCGGCGCGGCAGGCCGGTGGACGAGGCCCAACTCGGCAAGCTGAAGAGCGACATCGTCAATCTGTTCGAGCGGCAGATGGACGTCTTCACCACCAGCGCCAAGCTGCTCGACGACGGCGTCATCGACCCGCGCGATACCCGCGCCGTGCTGGCGGAAACGCTCGCCATCTGCCGCGAGGCCGAGGAACGCCGGCCGGTGCCGATGCAGTTCTCGGTGGCGCGGCCATGAGAACGGTCATCAGAAACGAGGCAGCCATGGCAACAGCCCGAACGGTCACCGGACCGACGCCGTTCCGCACCGTGCTGGTCGCCAACCGGGGCGAAATCGCGCTGCGCATCATGCGCACCGCGCGCCGCGCCGGTTACGGCGTGGTGGCGGTCTATTCCTCCGCCGATGCCGGCGCCCGGCATGTCGAGATGGCCGACCGCGCCGTGCATATCGGCGAGGCGCTGCCGAGCCAGTCCTATCTTGCCATCGACCGCATCATCGCCGCCGCGCGGGAGGCCGGGGCCGATGCCGTGCATCCCGGCTACGGCTTCCTTGCCGAGAATGCCGCCTTCGCCGCGGCCTGCCGCGAGGCCGGCCTCGTCTTCATCGGCCCCTCGCCGGAGGCGATCGAGGCCATGGGCAACAAGGCCGGGGCCAAGGCGATCATGGCGGAGGCCGGCGTGCCCGTCGTGCCCGGCTACCAGGGCGAGGACCAGAGCCCCGAGCGCCTCGCGGCGGAGGCCGAACGGATCGGCTATCCCGTCATGATCAAGGCGGTGGCCGGCGGCGGCGGCCGCGGCATGCGGCTCGTCGCCGAAGCCGGGCGCCTCGCCGATCTGCTCGCCCAGGCGAAATCGGAGGCGAGCCACGCCTTCGGCGATCCGACCGTGATCCTGGAACGGGCCATCGTCGATCCGCGCCATATCGAGATCCAGGTGTTCGGCGACCGCCACGGCGGCGCCGTGCATCTCGGCGAGCGCGACTGCTCGGTGCAGCGCCGCCACCAGAAGCTCGTCGAGGAAGCGCCCTCGCCGGCCGTGTCGCCCGAGCTGCGCGCCGCCATGGGCGAAACCGCGGTCAAGGCCGTGAAGGCGCTCGGCTACGAGGGCGCCGGCACGCTCGAATTCCTGCTCGACCGCACGGGCGCCTTCTACTTCATGGAAATGAACACGCGCCTGCAGGTCGAGCATCCGGTGACGGAGCTGATCACCGGGCTCGACCTCGTCGAATGGCAGTTCAGGGTCGCCGCCGGCGAAAGGCTGCCGCTCGACCAGGAGGCGATCCGCTTTGCCGGCCATGCGATCGAGGTCAGGCTCTGCGCCGAGGACCCGGCCGACGATTTCATGCCGCAGTCCGGCCGCATCGCCCATTGGGCCATGCCCGACAGCCTGCGGGTGGAAACGGCCGTCGGCGCCGGCAGCGAGGTGCCGCCCTTCTACGATTCGATGATCGCCAAGGTGATCGCCCATGGCGCGAACCGGGAGGAGGCACGCCGCAAGCTGAGCCACGGCCTCGCCCAGGCGGCCGTGTTGGGCCTGAAGACCAACCAGGGCTTCCTCGCGCGGACGCTCGATCATCCGGTCTTCGCCGCGGGCGAGGCGACGACCGGCTTCGTTGCCCGCCATGCCGGCGAGCTGACCCGCCGGCCGCAGCCCGGCCTGCCGCTGCCGGTGGCCGCCGCGCTCGTTCTCTACGCGACCGATACCGCGCCGGCCCATCGCGGCACGGCGCGCCATCTCGGCCCGCCGCTGCCCGTACCGATGCTGATCGAGGTCGACGGCGGGACGGCCGAGGTGGGCGTCTTCAGGGCCCGCGACGGCCGGCATCACGTGATGTTCGGCGGCGAGGAATTCGTGCTGCGGATCGTCGCCGTCGAACCGAACGGCCTCGGCCTCGACCGCGAGGGAACGATCAGCCGGATCGTCTATGCGCGCGACGGCGCGACGCTCGCGCTGCAAGCCGGCGCCGATGCCGTCATCATCCGCGACCTCACCCGCGCCCCGGCCACCGCCGCGGGGGCCGAGGCCGGCGACGGCCGCCTGCTCGCCGCCATGACCGGCCGCATCGTCGCGGTGCATGTGGCAGCCGGCGACACGGTCGTGGCCGGCCAGCCGATCGTGACGCTGGAGGCGATGAAGATGGAACATGTCCATGCCGCCCCGGCCGCAGGCCGGCTGGCCGAGATCGTGGTCGCGCCCGGCGAGCAGGTCACCGCCCACCGGCTGATCGCGCGGATCGAGCCCGCCGCCTAGACCGGCGGCGGGACACCTGTCATCGAGGAGGTTTGCCGATGTCCGACACGGTTCTCATCGACAAGCGCGGCGCGGCGCTCTGGATCACCATCAACCGGCCCGACCGGCGCAACGCCCTCAATGCAGAGGTGATCGCCGGCATCGCCCGAGGCTATGGCGAAGCCCATGCCGACGACACGGTGCGCGCCATCGTGCTGACCGGCGGCGGCGACAAGGCCTTCTGCGCCGGCGCCGACCTCACCGGCGGCCAGGCGGCCTTCCGCGACCTTGCCAAGCCCAACAGCGACTATGCCGACCTGCTGCGGCTCGCCCAGAACGCCACCAAGCCGTCGATCGCGCGCGTCAACGGCGTCTGCATGGCCGGCGGCATGGGCCTTCTGTGCATGACCGACATGGCGGTCGCCGCCGACACCGTCGTGTTCGGCCTGCCGGAGGTGAAGGTCGGCGTCTTCCCGATGCAGGTGCTGAGCCTCCTGCAGGTGACCGTGCCCCGGCGTATCGTCAACGAATGGTGCCTCACCGGCGAACCCTTCGACGCAGCCGAGGCGAAGGCGGCCGGGCTCGTCAACCACGTCGTGCCGGCGGCTGAGCTCGATGCCAAGGTCCAATGGCTGATCGGCCGCCTCGCCGACAAGTCGCCGACCGCCATCCGGCGCGGCAAATATGCCATGCGCGCCATCGCCGCCATGTCGTTCGACGAGGCGATCGCCTACACCGAGGCGCAGATCGCCCTGACCGCGGCGACCGAGGATGCCCGCGAGGGCGTCGCCGCCTTCGTCGAAAAGCGCAAGCCGAACTGGACCGGACGCTGACGCCCCGGGCGCTGCGACACTTCGCCCGGCGGCGCCGCGACTAGCCGCTTAACACAAGACAGGCCCCGGCACGGCTGAAACCATCGCGAGGCTGGCGCATGGCAACCGGGGCATCGAGCAAGAAGACGTCATGAGCGACAAGGCGATCATCACCTGCGCGCTGAACGGCGTGCTGACCGACCCGAAACAGCATGCCGTGCCGGTGACGCCGGCCGAGATGGCTGCCGAGGCCCGCCGCGCCTTCGAGGCGGGCGCCTCGGTCATGCACATCCACCTGCGCCAGCAGGGCGAGGGCAAGGGCCATCTGCCGTCCTGGGATCCGGCGCTCTCGGCCGAGGTGCAGGCGGCGATCCGCGCGGCCTGTCCTGGTGTCGTCATCAACCACACGTCGGGCGTGGTCGGCCCGGACTTTTCGGGCGCACTCGCCTGCATCGCCGAGACGCGGCCGGAAATGGCCGCCTGCAATGCCGGCTCGCTCAACTATCTCAAGGTGAAGGCGGACGGCACCTGGGCCTGGAAGCCCATGCTGTTCGACAACCCGGTCGAAAAGATCAAGGCCTATCTCGACGTGATGGCCGCGGCCGGCACGCTGCCGGAATTCGAGTGTTTCGACGTCGGCATCGCGCGCTGCGTCGCCATGTATTCGCAGGTCGGCATGGTGAAGGGGCCGCTCCAGTACAATTTCGTCATGGGCGTGGACTCCGGCATGCCCGCCGATCCCGATCTTCTGCCGATCCTCCGGCGGCTCAAGGCGGCGGACGCCAACTGGCAGGTCACCGCCATCGGCCGCGCCGGCATCTGGCCGCTGCACCGGGCCTGCGCCGAACAGGGCGGGCACCTGCGGTCCGGCCTCGAAGACACGTTCTACCTGCCCGACGGCGCGAAGGTTGCGTCGAACGGCGCCTTGATCGAACAATTGGCGGCCTATGTACGAGAAGCGGGGCGCGAGGTTGCGAGCCCCGCCGAAGCACGCAGGCTCTTGAAGCTGCAATAAGCCCGCCGCCCGAAAGCCGGATCAACCGGCACCGGGCAGACGGAACGATCAAAAAAAGATCCGAGATGGGAACGCCGACAGCCCGAGGGGGACCACAAGCTTGCAGATCGTTCAGCTGCTGATCAGCGGCCTGGCGCAAGGGTGCATCTACGGCCTGATCGCGCTCGGCTTCGTGCTGATCTACAAGGCGACCGAGACCGTCAACTTCGCCCAGGGCGAGCTGATGATGATCGGCGCCTTCGCCGGCCTGTTCGCCGCAACCACGCTCGGCCTGCCCTACTGGCTGGTCATCCTGTTCGCCATGGCCGCCACGGCCGTGGTCGGCTACTGCCTCGAGCGCGTCGTCCTGAGGCCGGTCCTCGGCCACCCGGCCTTCGCCGTGGTCATGGTGACCATCGGCCTCAGCTATATGGGCCGCGGGCTCGTCACCATGCTCCCGGTGGTCGGCACCGACACCCACAGCCTGCCGGTGCCGTTCCGCGGCGAGACCTATCGGCTCGGCGGCCTGGTGATCAGCGCCGAGCACATCGTCATCATCGTGACCACGTTCGCGCTCTGCGCCCTGCTCGCCGCGGTGTTCCGCTACACCAAGGTCGGCGTCGCCATGCAGGCCATGTCGCAGAACCAGCTCGCCGCCTACTACATGGGCATTCCGGTGAAGCGGCTGTCCAGCCTGATCTGGGCGATCAGCGCCGGTGTCGCGGCGATCGCCGGCATCCTGCTCGCGCCGCTCACCTTCATCCACGCCAATATGGGCCTCATCGGCATCAAGGCGTTCCCGGCGGCGGTCATCGGCGGCTTCACCAGCCTGCCCGGCGCGATCGTCGGCGGCCTGATCATCGGCGTCGTCGAGTCCTTTGCCGGCTTCTACCTCATGGAAGGCTTCAAGGACGTCGCCGCCTTCGTCGTCGTGCTCGCCATGCTGGTGTTCAAGCCCACCGGCCTGTTCGGCGAAACCGCCCGCAAGAAGGTGTGACGCCATGCGCTTCATCTTCAAGACCCGCTACGAGCAGGACATCAACCTGATCCAGCATGGCGGCCAGCTGTTCTGGTACGGGCTGCTCGTCGTCGCCCTGCTCGCCCTGCCGCTCGCCGCCTCGCCCTATTTCCTCAGCCAGGTGAGCCAGGTGTTCATCTATGTGCTGATCGCCTATGGGCTGATGCTGCTTGCCGGCTTCACCGGCCAGATGTCGCTCGGCCATGCAGCCTTCATGGCGGTCGGCGCCTATGCGGAAGCGGTGCTCGCCATTGCCGGCTGGCCGTTCTTCCTGTCAACGGCGGTCGCCGGCCTGCTCGCCGCCGCCGTCGGCGTCATCATCGGCCTGCCGGCGCTGCGCGTGCGCGGCCTCTATCTCGGCATCGCGACACTCGCCTTCGGCACCATCGTCGAGGAGATCATCGCCCGCGCCGAGCCCATCACCGGCGGCAATGCCGGCCTGATGGTGCCGCCGATCCAGCTCTTCGGCCTGCGCTTCGCCGACGGCGTGCCGTTCTACTACCTCGCTCTCGCCTTCGCGGTCGGCGGCGCGCTCGTCCTGATCAACCTGCTGCGCTCGCCGACGGGCCGCGCCTTCGTCGCCATCCGCGACTCGGAGATCTCGGCGCAGAGCATGGGCGTGCATCTTGCCACCTACAAGACGCTGTCCTTTGCCATCAGCGCGGCCTTTGCCGGCGTCGGCGGCGCGCTCTACGCCCACAATATCCGCTTCCTGTCGCCCGACCAGTTCACCGTCATCCAGTCGATCGAGCTCCTGATGATGGTGGTGATCGGCGGCCTCGGCTCGATCCACGGCGCGGTGTTCGGCGCCATCTTCCTGATCGCGCTGCCGCAGGCGATCAACGCCTCGAAACCGTTCCTGCCGACCGCGCTCGCCGAAGCCACCGGCCTGCAGCCGACCGTCTTCGGCCTGGTGCTGATCCTCATGGTGCTGTTCGAACCGCTCGGCATCTACGGCGCCTGGCTCAAGTTCAGGGCCTATTTCGACCTGTTCCCGTTCTACCGGCAGGGCATGTTCCGCCGGCAGAAGGCCTTCCAGAAATCGGACCGGCTGAAATGACGGAGCCCCTGTTCGAAGCGAAAGGCCTGTCGGTCCAGTTCGGCGGCCTGAAAGCCGTCGACAATGTCGGCTTCAGCGTCGACAAGGGCGAGGTCTTCACGATCATCGGCCCGAACGGCGCCGGCAAGACCACCGTCTTCAACATCATCAGCCGGATCTACGATCCGAGCGCCGGCACGATCAGCTTCGAAGGCCGCGACATCACCGGCGTCGCGCCGCACAAGATCGCCGGGCTCGGCATTGCCCGCACCTTCCAGAACATCGAGCTGTTCGAGCAGGCGACCGTCCTGCAGAACCTCTTGATCGGCGCCCATGTGCACCGGACCACCCACCCGCTCGCCGAGGCGCTGTTCCTGCCTTCGGTGAAGCGCGCGGAGGTGCGCCTGCGCGAGCATGTCGAGGAGATCATCGAGTTCCTCGACCTCGCCGTGCACCGCGACAGCATGGTGGCGGGCCTGCCCTATGGCGCGCGCAAGGTGGTCGAGCTCGGCCGGGCGCTGGCGATCCGGCCGAAGCTGCTGCTGCTCGACGAACCTTCCTCCGGCCTCAATGTCGAGGAGACCGAGGACATGGCCTTCTGGATCGAGGACATCACCAAGGACCTCGGCATCACCGTCATCATGGTGGAGCACGACATGACGCTGGTCTCGCGGGTGTCGGACCGGGTGCTGGCGATCAACCAGGGCCGGGTCCTCGCGCTCGGCACCCCCGACGCGGTGCAGAGCCACCCGGCCGTCGTCGAGGCCTATCTCGGCCGGACCGAGCCCGAGGCGGTGCCGGCATGACCAGCCCCGTGTCGACCAGCGAACCGATCCTGACGCTCGCCAATGTCGAGGCCGCCTATGGCGCGGTGAAGGCCATCCGCGGCGTCTCCCTGTCGGTGCCGAAAGGCGCGATCGTCACCGTGCTCGGCGCCAATGGCGCCGGCAAGACCACCATCCTGAAGACGATCTCGGGCATTCTCGATCCGCAGAAGGGCGCGATCACCTTCAAGGGCCAGGCGATCGACCGCCGCGACCCGGCCGAGATCGTCCGCCTGGGCCTCAGCCATTCGCCCGAAGGGCGCGAGGTGTTTCCGCTGCTCTCGGTGCGCAACAACCTGCTGATGGGCGCCTATACGCGCGCCGACCGCGACGAGGTGGCGCGCGACCTCGAACTGGTGGAGGGCTATTTCCCGATCCTGAAGGAGCGCGCGAGCCAGGAGGCTGGCCTCCTCTCCGGCGGCCAGCAGCAGATGCTCGCCATTTCCCGGGCGCTGATGTCGCGGCCCGATCTCCTGCTGCTCGACGAGCCCTCGCTCGGCCTGTCGCCGAAGCTGACCCAGGAGATCTTCTCGATCGTCAAAAGGGTCAACCGCGAGCGCGGGGTCACCATGCTGCTGGTCGAGCAGAATGCCGCCATGGCGCTGGAAACCGCCGATTTCGGCTACATCCTCGAACAGGGCCGGATCGTCATGGAAGACACCACGGCGCGCCTGCGCGAAAAGGACGACGTGAAGGAATTCTACCTCGGCATGAAGCAGGCCGGCGTGCGCGGCGAGCGGCGCTGGAAGAAAAAGAAGATGTGGCGCTGAAGAGGAGGCCGCCCGGCATGTTCGAGATCTGGCCATCCCAGGCGATCCGCCCGCCGAAAACGCCCGCGGGCAGGACCGTCGCCGAAGTCTTCACCGCAGCGGTTGCCATGCGTGGCGACAAGACCGCGCTCAGGCAGAAACATTATGGCCTCTGGCAGTCCACCACCTGGGCCGACATGGGCAGGATCGCCCGCGAGATCGCGCTCGGCCTTGCGGCCCTCGGGCTTCAGCCCGGCGACGTCGCATCGATCCTCTCCAATACGCGGCGCGAATGGACCTTCGCCGACTACGCGATCCTCTGCGCCGGCGGCGTGTCGAACGGCATCTATCCCACCGACGCACCCGAGCAGTGCGAATATCTGATCAACGACTCGCACAGCCGCTTCGTCTTCGTCGAGGACGAGGAACAGCTCGACAAGATCCTGGAGATCCGGGCCCGCACGCCGCAGCTCGACAGGATCATCGTCTTCGATACCGAGGGCCTGTCGCGCTATTCCGACCCGCAGGTGATGAGCCTCGATGAGCTGCGCGCGCTCGGCCGCGACGAGGAGCGCGCGAAACCCGGCCTCTGGGAGGAGCGGCTCGGATCGCGCAGGCCGGCGGATCTCGCCATCCTCGTCTACACATCCGGGACGACGGGCAAGCCGAAGGGCGCGATGATCACCCACAGCAACATCATCGCGGCCATCTCGGTGATCACGACCGAGACGCTGAAGCAGAACGAGGACGACCAGCGCATGGCCTTCCTGCCGCTCTGCCACGTCGCCGAGCGGGTCGGCGGCCAGTTCATCGCGCTCTATTCCGGCGCCACGCTGAACTTCGTCGAGAACCCCGAGACCGTGCCGGAGAATGTGCGCGAGATCCAACCGACCATCTTTTTCGCGGTGCCGCGGATCTGGGAGAAGTTCTATTCGGGCGTGACGATCCGCCTGAAGGAGGCGACGCCGCTGCAGCGCCTCGTCTATGGCTGGGCGATCGCGCAGGGCACCAAGGCCGCCGATCTTCATATCGACGGCAAGCCCGTGCCGCTCGGGCTGCGCCTGAAGGTGCTCGCCGGCCGGTGGCTCGCGCTCAACAATGTCCGCAAGATGATCGGCATCCACCAATGCCGGTTCATGGCGACAGGCGCCGCACCGATCTCGCCCGATCTGATCCGCTGGTATTTCGCGCTCGGCGTACCGCTGCTCGAGCTCTGGGGCATGACGGAGACGACCGGGGTCGGCACCATCGTGCCGGTCGACCAGATCAGGCCGGGCATGATCGGGCGGCCGGTCAGTACGGTGGACATGAAGATTTCTCCGGACAGCGAGATTCTCATCCGGGGGCCGACGATCATAGCCGGCTATCTGAACCAGCCCGAGAAAACCAGCGAGGCGATCCGCGGCGGCTGGCTCCACACCGGCGATGTCGGCCTCGTCGACAACGAGGGCTTCTTCAAGATCACCGACCGGATGAAGGACATCATCATCACCGCCGGCGGCAAGAACATCACGCCGAGCGAGCTCGAGAACGAGCTGAAATTCTCGCCCTATATCACCGACGCCGTCGTCATCGGCGACCGCCGGCCCTATCTCACGGCCCTCGTCATGATCGACCAGGAGAATGTCGAGAAGTTCGCGCAGGACCGCGACATCCCCTTTTCCAACTATGCGAGCCTGTGCCGCGCGCCCGCGGTGATCGAGCTGATCGGCGCCGAGGTCGAACGGGTCAACGCCAAGGTCGCCCGCGTCGAGCAGGTCAAGACCTTCCGCCTGATCGACCAGCAGCTCACCGCCGAGGACGAGGAGCTGACCCCGACGATGAAGCTGAAGCGCGGCCTGGTGCAGAAGAAATATGCCGAGCTGATCGAGAGCATGTACCGCAGCGCCGCTGCCTGAAGCGGAGGCAGCCGGCCGGCAAGGGCCCGACAGAGGCTGCCGGCACGAGAAAAGCCGCGGGACCAGCCGCGGGCCTTCACGAGGAGACGCATCGATGAGACAGCACGTTCGGACGGCCCTGGCGCTCGCGCTCGGCCTCGTCGCCGGCCCGGCGCTCGCCCAGCAGACGCAAGGAGTGAGCGCCAGCCAGATCACGCTCGGCACGATCCAGGATCTGTCCGGCCCGGTCGCCGCCTACGGCAAGCAGGCCCGCAACGGCATGCAGATGTATTTCGACGAGCTCAATGCGCGCGGCGGCATTCACGGCCGGCGCGTCAGCCTGCTCGTCGAGGACAGCGCCTACGATCCGCGCAAGGCGCTGCTCGCCGCCCAGAAGCTGGTCAACAGCGACCGCATCTTCATGATGATCGGCCATATCGGCACGGCCCAGAACATGGCGGCCATGCCTGTGCAGTTCGAGCGCAATGTGGCGAACTTCATGCCGCTCACCGCGGCGCGCGAGATGTACCTGCCCGCCCAGCCGCTGAAGATGGCCTATGTCACGGCCTATTACGACCAGGTGCGCACCATGCTGCCCGAGCTCGTTCGCGAGCGCAGCCTGAAGCGCGCCTGCGTCGTCTACCAGGACGACGAGTTCGGCCTTGAAGTGCTGCGCGGCGGAGAGGCCGCGCTGCAGACGCTGAATCAGACCTATGTCGAGCGCACCTCGTTCAAGCGCGGTGCCACCGAATTCTCCTCACAGGTCGCCCGTCTCAAGGCCGCCAACTGCGACCTCGTGGTCATGGGCACGATCATCCGCGAGACCGTGGGCGTGCTGGCGGAAGCCAAGAAGGTCGGGCTCGACGCCGTCTTCGTCGGCACGGCGGCCGCCTATACCCATCTCATCCCGCAGCTCGGCGGCCGCGTCACCGAAGGCTTCTATGCGGTGATGACCACCGCCCACCCCTATCCCGACGATCCGAGCGCCGAGATCCGTGACTGGGCGCAGCGCTACAAGGCGCGTTTTGGCGAAGATCCGACCGTGTTCTCCGCCTTCGGCTGGCAGGTCAGCCACCTCTTCACCGAAGCGGCCATGAAGGCGGGGCCGAACCTGACGCCGCAGAGCTTCAACCAGGCGATCGAGACGACCCGCTACGGCACCGACATGTTCGGCAGCCAGGGCTGCGCGATCACGCCGCAGAACCGCCTCTGCAACAATGCCGCGCGCCTGTCGCAGATCCGCGACGGCCGCTGGGTTGTGGCGCGCGACTGGGTGCACGGCGAGGCCCCGGCCCACTGAACGCGGGATGCAGGCGCCGGCGGTCCCGCCGGCGCCGGCCGGACGCGACATGGAAGGATGAAAAGCGTGGCGAGCCCCTTCTACACAGCCGAGCACGAAGCGTTTCGCGACGTCGTCAGGCGCTTCGTCGCCGAGGAGATCGCGCCCTACGCCACGGCCTGGGACGAAGCGGAGGAGTTTCCGCGCGGGCTCTACGCCCAGGCGGCGGCCATCGGGCTCATCGGTCTCGGCTTCCCCGAAGAATATGGCGGGGGCGCCGCCGACCGCTTCATGTGGCTGGTGGCGGTGCAGGAGCTGGCGCGCGCCGGCTCCGGCGGCGTCAGCGCCAGCCTCATGAGCCATTCGATCGGCACCCCGCCGATCGCGCTCGCCGCCCGGCCGGAGGTCAAGGCACGGGTGCTGCCGGAGATCCTCTCGGGCGACAAGATCTCGGCGCTGGCGATCACCGAGCCGAGCGGCGGCTCCGACGTCGCCAACCTGAAGACCACGGCGCGCCGCGACGGCGCGGACTATGTGGTCAACGGCGAGAAGACCTTCATCACCTCGGGCATGCGCGCCGACTACTACACCGTCGCGGTGCGCACCGGTGGCGAGGGCGCCGGCGGCGTCAGCCTCCTCCTGATCGAGCGCGACCGGCCCGGCTTCGCGCGCACGCCGCTGAAGAAGATGGGCTGGTGGGCCTCCGATACCGCGACGCTCTATTTCGACAATGTGCGCGTGCCCGCCGAGAACCTGATCGGCGAGGAGGGCCAGGGCTTCAAGATCGTCATGCGCAATTTCAACCACGAGCGCCTGACGCTGGCCGCCGGCTGCATCGCCTTCGCCGCGGTGTGTCTCGACGAGGCGACGGCCTATGCCCGCGAGCGGCAGACCTTCGGCAAGCCTTTGACGCAGCATCAGGTGATCCGCCACAAGCTGGTCGACATGGCCCAGCGCGTATCGGCAAGCCAGGCCTGGCTCGAACTGCTGACCTGGCGGCTGGAGCAGGGCGAGAACCCGGTCGCCGACATCTGCCTCCTGAAGAACCAGGCGACCCAGACCATGGCCTTCTGCGCTTCGGAGGCCGTGCAGATCTTCGGCGGCGCCGGCTTCATGCGTGGCGCCAAGGTCGAGCGGATCTATCGCGAGGTGAAGGTCAATGCGATCGGCGGCGGCACCGAGGAGATCATGAAGGACCTCGCCGGCCGTCAGATGGGGCTTTAGTGCCGCGGGCGGCCCCTGCCCCTAGGACAGATGACGGAATTCGACTAGCCTTTCCCGGACCATCCGCATCCAGGCCCGACATTTTCAGAACTGCACCGCGGACGAACCGCGGGCGATCCAGATGGAGGACACCATGACGATACGACTTCCCGCGGGCCTCGCCCTGGCGGCCTGCCTCGCCGCCGGAGGCGCCACAGCCCAGGCGCCGGGGCCCACGCAAGGGGTGAGCGCCAACCAGATCACGCTCGGCACGATCCAGGACCTGTCCGGGCCCCTTGCCGCCTATGGCAAGCAGACCCGCAACGGCCTGCAGATGTATTTCGACGAGCTCAACGCGCGCGGCGGCATTCACGGCCGGCGCATCAACCTGATCGTCGAGGACAGCGCCTATGATCCGCGCAAGGCGCTGCTCGCCGCCCAGAAGCTGGTCAACAGCGACCGCATCTTCATGATGGTCGGCCATATCGGCACGGCCCAGAACATGGCGGCCATGCCGGTGCAGTTCGAGCGCAACGTGCCGAACTTCATGCCGGTGACGGCGGCGCGGGAGATGTACCTGCCGCCGCAGCCGCTGAAGATGGCCTTCGCCACCGCCTATTACGACCAGCTGCACACCATGCTGCCGGGCATCGTCCGGGAGCGCGGCCTGAAACGCGCCTGCGTCGTCTACCAGGACGACGAGTTCGGGCTTGAAGTGGTGCGCGGCGGCGAGGCCGCGCTGCAGACGCTGAACCAGACCTATGTCGAGCGCG
This portion of the bacterium YEK0313 genome encodes:
- a CDS encoding leucine/isoleucine/valine transporter permease subunit; this translates as MRFIFKTRYEQDINLIQHGGQLFWYGLLVVALLALPLAASPYFLSQVSQVFIYVLIAYGLMLLAGFTGQMSLGHAAFMAVGAYAEAVLAIAGWPFFLSTAVAGLLAAAVGVIIGLPALRVRGLYLGIATLAFGTIVEEIIARAEPITGGNAGLMVPPIQLFGLRFADGVPFYYLALAFAVGGALVLINLLRSPTGRAFVAIRDSEISAQSMGVHLATYKTLSFAISAAFAGVGGALYAHNIRFLSPDQFTVIQSIELLMMVVIGGLGSIHGAVFGAIFLIALPQAINASKPFLPTALAEATGLQPTVFGLVLILMVLFEPLGIYGAWLKFRAYFDLFPFYRQGMFRRQKAFQKSDRLK
- the livH_13 gene encoding High-affinity branched-chain amino acid transport system permease protein LivH, producing MQIVQLLISGLAQGCIYGLIALGFVLIYKATETVNFAQGELMMIGAFAGLFAATTLGLPYWLVILFAMAATAVVGYCLERVVLRPVLGHPAFAVVMVTIGLSYMGRGLVTMLPVVGTDTHSLPVPFRGETYRLGGLVISAEHIVIIVTTFALCALLAAVFRYTKVGVAMQAMSQNQLAAYYMGIPVKRLSSLIWAISAGVAAIAGILLAPLTFIHANMGLIGIKAFPAAVIGGFTSLPGAIVGGLIIGVVESFAGFYLMEGFKDVAAFVVVLAMLVFKPTGLFGETARKKV
- the accA1_2 gene encoding Acetyl-/propionyl-coenzyme A carboxylase alpha chain, producing the protein MATARTVTGPTPFRTVLVANRGEIALRIMRTARRAGYGVVAVYSSADAGARHVEMADRAVHIGEALPSQSYLAIDRIIAAAREAGADAVHPGYGFLAENAAFAAACREAGLVFIGPSPEAIEAMGNKAGAKAIMAEAGVPVVPGYQGEDQSPERLAAEAERIGYPVMIKAVAGGGGRGMRLVAEAGRLADLLAQAKSEASHAFGDPTVILERAIVDPRHIEIQVFGDRHGGAVHLGERDCSVQRRHQKLVEEAPSPAVSPELRAAMGETAVKAVKALGYEGAGTLEFLLDRTGAFYFMEMNTRLQVEHPVTELITGLDLVEWQFRVAAGERLPLDQEAIRFAGHAIEVRLCAEDPADDFMPQSGRIAHWAMPDSLRVETAVGAGSEVPPFYDSMIAKVIAHGANREEARRKLSHGLAQAAVLGLKTNQGFLARTLDHPVFAAGEATTGFVARHAGELTRRPQPGLPLPVAAALVLYATDTAPAHRGTARHLGPPLPVPMLIEVDGGTAEVGVFRARDGRHHVMFGGEEFVLRIVAVEPNGLGLDREGTISRIVYARDGATLALQAGADAVIIRDLTRAPATAAGAEAGDGRLLAAMTGRIVAVHVAAGDTVVAGQPIVTLEAMKMEHVHAAPAAGRLAEIVVAPGEQVTAHRLIARIEPAA
- the cysA_2 gene encoding Sulfate/thiosulfate import ATP-binding protein CysA: MTEPLFEAKGLSVQFGGLKAVDNVGFSVDKGEVFTIIGPNGAGKTTVFNIISRIYDPSAGTISFEGRDITGVAPHKIAGLGIARTFQNIELFEQATVLQNLLIGAHVHRTTHPLAEALFLPSVKRAEVRLREHVEEIIEFLDLAVHRDSMVAGLPYGARKVVELGRALAIRPKLLLLDEPSSGLNVEETEDMAFWIEDITKDLGITVIMVEHDMTLVSRVSDRVLAINQGRVLALGTPDAVQSHPAVVEAYLGRTEPEAVPA
- the echA8_4 gene encoding putative enoyl-CoA hydratase echA8, with translation MSDTVLIDKRGAALWITINRPDRRNALNAEVIAGIARGYGEAHADDTVRAIVLTGGGDKAFCAGADLTGGQAAFRDLAKPNSDYADLLRLAQNATKPSIARVNGVCMAGGMGLLCMTDMAVAADTVVFGLPEVKVGVFPMQVLSLLQVTVPRRIVNEWCLTGEPFDAAEAKAAGLVNHVVPAAELDAKVQWLIGRLADKSPTAIRRGKYAMRAIAAMSFDEAIAYTEAQIALTAATEDAREGVAAFVEKRKPNWTGR
- the kce_2 gene encoding 3-keto-5-aminohexanoate cleavage enzyme; the protein is MSDKAIITCALNGVLTDPKQHAVPVTPAEMAAEARRAFEAGASVMHIHLRQQGEGKGHLPSWDPALSAEVQAAIRAACPGVVINHTSGVVGPDFSGALACIAETRPEMAACNAGSLNYLKVKADGTWAWKPMLFDNPVEKIKAYLDVMAAAGTLPEFECFDVGIARCVAMYSQVGMVKGPLQYNFVMGVDSGMPADPDLLPILRRLKAADANWQVTAIGRAGIWPLHRACAEQGGHLRSGLEDTFYLPDGAKVASNGALIEQLAAYVREAGREVASPAEARRLLKLQ